From the Streptomyces sp. Tu 2975 genome, one window contains:
- a CDS encoding helix-turn-helix domain-containing protein: MKGDYQDLVDEISALLAMPATLENRDFGLIAFGAHDSDSAFDETTLDPVRTRSILTRRSTPAVRAWFEGFGITRATGPVRIPAAPDAGVYRDRICLPVRHRGVALGYVWLLDAEPGPSAAQLSAAMEVADRIGTLLADEERVGADLSRELRAVLAAERGWQYDMAVAELATGLGTDAEGLHTLVCVTPWTAGDAPSVRSLPGASALCTVPLPVRSGGGRPVLPETSGEAPGGPAGAVAALVRLRSADSLSPAISAASRLVDTAGGGEAAAGVATPLRGLAALGRAWHEAAAAARAARAQTRLGPVARWSDIGPYRLLTALPAEAAEDPAVGELLHPSHRELARTAEVFLDCAGQAGRTATALGIHRQTLYYRLGRVEQLTGLDLDDGEHRLLLHMALKSARL; this comes from the coding sequence GTGAAGGGCGACTACCAGGACCTCGTCGACGAGATCTCCGCACTGCTGGCCATGCCCGCGACGCTGGAGAACCGGGACTTCGGCCTGATCGCCTTCGGCGCCCACGACAGCGACAGCGCCTTCGACGAGACCACCCTGGATCCGGTCCGCACCCGCTCGATCCTGACCCGACGGTCGACCCCGGCGGTGCGCGCCTGGTTCGAGGGCTTCGGCATCACCCGCGCCACCGGCCCGGTCCGTATCCCCGCCGCCCCGGACGCGGGCGTCTACCGCGACCGGATCTGTCTGCCCGTGCGCCACCGCGGCGTCGCCCTCGGGTACGTGTGGCTGCTCGACGCGGAGCCGGGGCCGTCGGCCGCCCAGCTGTCCGCCGCGATGGAGGTCGCCGACCGGATCGGCACCCTCCTCGCGGACGAGGAACGGGTCGGCGCGGACCTCTCCCGGGAGCTGCGGGCCGTGCTGGCGGCGGAACGGGGCTGGCAGTACGACATGGCGGTGGCCGAGCTGGCCACCGGGCTGGGCACCGATGCGGAGGGGCTGCACACGCTGGTGTGCGTGACGCCGTGGACCGCGGGCGACGCCCCGTCCGTGCGTTCGCTCCCCGGGGCCTCCGCCCTCTGCACGGTGCCCCTGCCCGTACGGTCCGGCGGTGGGCGTCCCGTGCTACCGGAGACCTCCGGCGAGGCACCCGGCGGTCCGGCCGGTGCAGTGGCCGCGCTCGTACGGCTCCGTTCCGCGGACAGCCTCTCCCCCGCGATCTCGGCGGCGTCCCGCCTGGTGGACACGGCGGGCGGCGGCGAGGCGGCCGCCGGCGTGGCGACACCGCTGCGCGGACTCGCCGCCCTGGGGCGCGCCTGGCACGAGGCGGCTGCCGCCGCCCGGGCCGCGCGGGCACAGACACGGCTCGGGCCCGTCGCCCGATGGTCGGACATCGGCCCGTACCGCCTGCTGACCGCTCTGCCCGCGGAGGCCGCGGAGGATCCCGCGGTGGGCGAACTGCTGCACCCCTCGCACCGCGAACTGGCCCGCACCGCGGAGGTTTTCCTCGACTGCGCCGGCCAGGCCGGGCGCACGGCCACGGCGCTGGGGATCCACCGCCAGACGCTCTACTACCGGCTCGGCCGCGTCGAGCAGCTCACCGGTCTGGACCTCGACGACGGCGAACACCGGCTCCTGCTGCACATGGCCCTCAAGAGCGCCCGGCTGTAA
- a CDS encoding TetR/AcrR family transcriptional regulator: MGHREDLLEGAKRCLVEKGFVRTTARDIVRESGTNLASIGYHYGSKDALLAEAYVALVEGVADHFDATEEATTGTPPGSTDRFQEVWSNIIATMSGPDSLWHLSMEIVVMGDQLPAVRDHLARAQREGARGIIPMFMGGAEADVAEEDVDTLGKFYMTLMMGLIAQWSFDPATATRADELAEGLRRVMKAAGGTS; this comes from the coding sequence ATGGGACATCGCGAGGATCTGCTCGAGGGCGCCAAGCGCTGCCTGGTGGAAAAGGGCTTCGTGCGCACCACGGCGCGGGACATCGTCAGGGAGTCGGGGACCAACCTGGCCTCGATCGGGTACCACTACGGCTCGAAGGACGCGCTGCTGGCGGAGGCGTACGTCGCCCTGGTCGAGGGCGTCGCCGACCACTTCGACGCCACGGAGGAGGCGACCACGGGGACGCCCCCCGGTTCGACGGACCGCTTCCAGGAGGTCTGGAGCAACATCATCGCCACCATGTCCGGCCCGGACTCCCTGTGGCACCTGAGCATGGAGATCGTCGTCATGGGCGATCAACTGCCCGCCGTGCGCGACCATCTGGCCCGGGCCCAGCGTGAAGGCGCTCGGGGCATCATCCCCATGTTCATGGGTGGTGCGGAGGCCGACGTCGCCGAGGAGGACGTCGACACGCTCGGGAAGTTCTACATGACACTGATGATGGGGCTCATCGCGCAGTGGTCGTTCGACCCGGCGACCGCGACCCGCGCGGATGAACTCGCCGAGGGGCTGCGGCGGGTCATGAAGGCGGCCGGCGGGACGTCGTGA
- a CDS encoding cytosine permease, which produces MPVEQRGVDTVPEEERTSSPRDLVSILLGSNLCLGVIVFGWLPVSFGLGLWPSVTSVVAGTVVGVAVTAPLALVSLRTATNLSTSSGAAFGVRGRLVGSVVGLLLSLGYTALTLWIGGDVVIGTLARLAGLPTGGLAHTIVYALLAACTVVGAVYGYRLLLRLSKVLAVGMTALLLLGIVAYSPDLTTAAPPDTPYLLGSFWPTWVLSAVAAGLSGPIAFITLLGDYTRYISPLRHRPRRVLGATCAGLTAGLLIPQLFGTYTALAARAGADYAGPLVAASPAWYLVPLLITAAAGSVGNAGLMLYSMGLDLDAILPRATRTRATLVVAVVATAFVFAGHFGWDARSAMTSFVLLLTAVGAPWAVITLMAHVRCAGVYDAEALQVYNRRARGGVYWFRSGWNLRATLSWALGAAVGLAAVSTPLYEGPLLGLTGGIDCSFVLSGLVGGVTYAALWTGAAPAAAPAPVAETATS; this is translated from the coding sequence ATGCCGGTGGAGCAGCGCGGAGTCGACACCGTCCCCGAGGAGGAGCGCACCAGCTCTCCTCGCGATCTCGTCTCGATCCTGCTCGGGTCGAACCTCTGCCTGGGGGTGATCGTCTTCGGCTGGCTCCCGGTCTCGTTCGGCCTCGGACTGTGGCCGTCCGTCACCTCGGTCGTCGCCGGCACCGTCGTGGGCGTGGCCGTCACCGCCCCGCTGGCCCTCGTATCGCTGCGCACGGCGACCAATCTGTCGACGTCCAGCGGCGCGGCCTTCGGTGTCCGCGGCCGGCTCGTGGGATCCGTCGTCGGTCTGCTGCTCTCGCTCGGCTACACGGCACTGACCCTGTGGATCGGCGGCGACGTGGTGATCGGCACGCTGGCACGCCTCGCCGGCCTGCCCACCGGCGGCCTCGCCCACACCATCGTCTACGCACTGCTCGCCGCCTGCACCGTCGTCGGCGCCGTGTACGGCTACCGGCTGCTGCTGCGTCTCAGCAAGGTCCTGGCCGTGGGCATGACCGCACTCCTGCTGCTCGGGATCGTCGCGTACTCCCCGGACCTCACCACGGCGGCGCCGCCGGACACCCCGTACCTGCTGGGGTCGTTCTGGCCGACGTGGGTGCTGTCGGCGGTGGCCGCCGGACTCAGCGGACCGATCGCGTTCATCACCCTGCTCGGTGACTACACCCGCTACATCTCCCCGTTGCGCCACCGCCCGCGCCGCGTGCTCGGCGCCACCTGCGCCGGGCTGACGGCCGGGCTCCTGATCCCGCAGCTCTTCGGTACGTACACGGCACTGGCCGCGCGGGCCGGAGCCGACTACGCCGGCCCGCTCGTCGCCGCGTCCCCTGCCTGGTACCTCGTCCCGCTGCTGATCACCGCCGCGGCGGGTTCGGTCGGCAACGCGGGACTGATGCTGTACTCGATGGGGCTCGACCTCGACGCGATCCTGCCGCGCGCCACCCGCACCCGGGCCACGCTTGTGGTGGCCGTCGTGGCCACGGCGTTCGTGTTCGCCGGCCACTTCGGCTGGGACGCGCGGTCGGCCATGACGTCGTTCGTGCTGCTGCTCACCGCGGTGGGCGCCCCGTGGGCGGTGATCACGCTGATGGCGCACGTCCGCTGCGCGGGCGTGTACGACGCGGAGGCCCTCCAGGTCTACAACCGCCGTGCACGAGGCGGCGTCTACTGGTTCCGGTCCGGCTGGAACCTGCGCGCCACCCTGTCCTGGGCGCTGGGCGCCGCCGTGGGGCTGGCGGCGGTCTCCACACCGCTCTACGAGGGACCGCTGCTCGGCCTCACCGGTGGCATCGACTGCAGCTTCGTCCTGTCGGGTCTGGTGGGAGGCGTGACGTACGCGGCGCTGTGGACAGGAGCAGCCCCCGCCGCCGCGCCGGCGCCGGTCGCGGAGACGGCGACCTCGTGA
- a CDS encoding DUF1206 domain-containing protein yields MNARTSTLPGRARARRAANGSVVEAAARWGFVARGVIYLLVGALALHIAFGGTGRQADRGGALTQLSEQPFGSALLWALGAGLTGMALWRLSEALFGAAGADGHKTHKRLLSAGRCVFYGFVAYSVLAFAAGESGSGSGSSDRQSQDVTARTLELPGGRWIVGLAGAGIVVAGAWVAVRAALRKYRKHLKQGGMTRRTRRLIDVTGVAGGVARGVLFAAVGVFVVLAALTYEPERAKGFDDTLRSFAETPAGPWLLVIVAAGLVLFGVFSFAMARRRRF; encoded by the coding sequence ATGAACGCACGCACATCGACGCTCCCAGGGCGGGCCCGCGCCCGCCGGGCGGCGAACGGTTCCGTCGTCGAAGCCGCCGCGCGCTGGGGGTTCGTGGCACGCGGGGTGATCTACCTGCTCGTCGGAGCGCTGGCTCTGCACATCGCCTTCGGCGGCACCGGCCGCCAGGCGGACCGCGGCGGCGCGCTCACCCAGCTGTCGGAACAGCCGTTCGGCTCCGCGCTGTTGTGGGCGCTGGGTGCCGGGCTGACCGGCATGGCACTGTGGCGGCTCTCCGAAGCGCTCTTCGGCGCCGCGGGAGCCGACGGGCACAAGACGCACAAGCGGCTGCTGTCCGCGGGCCGCTGCGTCTTCTACGGGTTCGTCGCCTACTCCGTCCTCGCGTTCGCCGCGGGTGAGAGCGGCAGCGGCAGCGGCTCGAGCGACCGGCAGTCGCAGGACGTGACGGCCAGGACGCTGGAGCTGCCCGGGGGCCGGTGGATCGTCGGTCTGGCCGGTGCCGGCATCGTCGTCGCCGGTGCCTGGGTCGCCGTGCGCGCCGCGCTGCGCAAGTACCGCAAGCACCTGAAGCAGGGCGGCATGACGCGCCGGACCCGGCGGCTGATCGACGTGACGGGCGTCGCGGGCGGTGTGGCACGCGGGGTGCTGTTCGCGGCGGTCGGCGTGTTCGTCGTGCTCGCGGCGCTCACCTACGAACCGGAAAGGGCGAAGGGGTTCGACGACACCCTGAGGTCCTTCGCCGAAACTCCCGCGGGGCCCTGGCTGTTGGTGATCGTCGCCGCGGGGCTGGTGCTGTTCGGTGTCTTCTCGTTCGCGATGGCGCGCAGGCGCCGGTTCTGA
- the pruA gene encoding L-glutamate gamma-semialdehyde dehydrogenase: MDAVTQVPAPVNEPVHGYAPGSPERARLEAKLKELAENPIELPMTIGGVKRMGGGERVDVVQPHNHKAVIGTFAGATRQDAQDAIDAALDAAPAWRAMSFDDRAAIILRAAELLAGPWRETMAASTMLGQSKTAQQAEIDTPCELVDFWRFNVKYARDLLAEQPPANSPGVWNRLDHRPLEGFVYAITPFNFTAIAGNLPTAPALMGNVVVWKPSPTQTHAAVLLMQLLEEAGLPKGVINLVTGDGIAVSEVALEHPMLAGIHFTGSTKTFQHLWKTVGNNIEKYRSYPRIVGETGGKDFVVAHPSADRAVLKTALTRGSFEFQGQKCSASSRAYVPASIWNSGFKEEFAAEVDAIKMGDVTDLSNFIGAVIDERAFAKNKAAIDRATSDPSCTVVAGGSYDDSVGYFVRPTVIECSDAANEVFTTEYFGPILAVHVYEDDKYEEMLEQMESVSAYALTGSIIAGDRAAAAHAMEKLRYAAGNFYINDKSTGAVVGQQPFGGGRASGTNDKAGAPQNLMRWTLTRAIKETLVPPTDYSYPHMG; encoded by the coding sequence ATGGACGCTGTGACCCAGGTCCCCGCCCCGGTCAACGAGCCGGTGCACGGCTACGCCCCCGGTTCGCCCGAGCGCGCCCGCCTCGAGGCCAAGCTCAAGGAGCTGGCCGAGAACCCGATCGAGCTGCCGATGACCATCGGCGGCGTGAAGCGGATGGGCGGCGGCGAGCGTGTCGACGTCGTACAGCCGCACAACCACAAGGCCGTCATCGGCACCTTCGCCGGCGCCACCCGGCAGGACGCGCAGGACGCGATCGACGCCGCCCTCGACGCCGCTCCCGCCTGGCGCGCGATGTCCTTCGACGACCGTGCCGCGATCATCCTGCGCGCCGCCGAGCTGCTGGCCGGCCCGTGGCGCGAGACGATGGCCGCCTCCACCATGCTCGGCCAGTCGAAGACCGCCCAGCAGGCCGAGATCGACACCCCCTGCGAGCTCGTCGACTTCTGGCGCTTCAACGTCAAGTACGCGCGTGACCTGCTCGCCGAGCAGCCCCCGGCCAACTCGCCGGGTGTGTGGAACCGTCTGGACCACCGCCCGCTCGAGGGCTTCGTCTACGCGATCACCCCGTTCAACTTCACCGCCATCGCCGGCAACCTGCCGACCGCGCCCGCGCTCATGGGCAATGTCGTCGTCTGGAAGCCGTCCCCGACGCAGACCCACGCCGCCGTGCTGCTGATGCAGCTGCTGGAGGAGGCCGGTCTGCCCAAGGGCGTCATCAACCTGGTGACCGGCGACGGCATCGCCGTCTCCGAGGTGGCCCTCGAGCACCCGATGCTCGCCGGTATCCACTTCACCGGCTCGACCAAGACCTTCCAGCACCTGTGGAAGACGGTCGGCAACAACATCGAGAAGTACCGGTCCTACCCGCGCATCGTCGGTGAGACGGGCGGCAAGGACTTCGTCGTCGCGCACCCCAGCGCCGACCGCGCGGTGCTGAAGACCGCGCTGACCCGCGGCTCCTTCGAGTTCCAGGGCCAGAAGTGCTCCGCTTCCTCGCGCGCCTACGTCCCGGCCTCGATCTGGAACTCCGGCTTCAAGGAGGAGTTCGCGGCCGAGGTCGACGCCATCAAGATGGGTGACGTCACCGACCTGTCGAACTTCATCGGCGCCGTGATCGACGAGCGCGCCTTCGCCAAGAACAAGGCCGCCATCGACCGCGCGACGTCGGACCCGTCCTGCACGGTCGTCGCGGGCGGCAGCTACGACGACTCGGTCGGCTACTTCGTCCGCCCGACCGTCATCGAGTGCTCCGACGCCGCCAACGAGGTCTTCACGACCGAGTACTTCGGCCCGATCCTCGCCGTCCACGTCTACGAGGACGACAAGTACGAGGAGATGCTGGAGCAGATGGAGTCGGTGTCGGCGTACGCGCTGACCGGCTCGATCATCGCCGGTGACCGGGCCGCGGCGGCCCACGCGATGGAGAAGCTCCGCTACGCGGCGGGCAACTTCTACATCAACGACAAGTCGACCGGCGCCGTCGTCGGCCAGCAGCCCTTCGGTGGCGGCCGCGCCTCCGGCACCAACGACAAGGCCGGCGCCCCGCAGAACCTGATGCGCTGGACGCTGACCCGTGCCATCAAGGAGACGCTGGTCCCGCCGACCGACTACTCCTACCCGCACATGGGCTGA
- a CDS encoding 3-isopropylmalate dehydrogenase — translation MSRSINLAVVPGDGIGQEVVAQGLKVLAAILPQDVKLETKEYDLGAQRWHRTGETLPDAELDSLKNHDAILLGAIGDPSVPSGVLERGLLLKLRFAFDHYVNLRPSKLFPNTATPLAGRPDIDFVVVREGTEGPYTGNGGSLRTGTPAEVATEVSLNTAYGVERVVRDAYERADSRPRKKLTLVHKNNVLVYAGHMWKNIFDKVGQEYPEVTTDYLHVDAATIFFVTQPERFDVIVTDNLFGDILTDLAAAVTGGIGLAASGNINPTGEFPSMFEPVHGSAPDIAGQGKADPTATILSVALLLRHLGHESEAVRIEEAVAADLAERAPGTTRTTDQIGDALAVRVAS, via the coding sequence ATGTCTCGCAGCATCAATCTCGCAGTTGTCCCCGGTGACGGCATCGGCCAGGAGGTCGTGGCGCAGGGCCTGAAGGTCCTTGCCGCGATCCTTCCTCAGGATGTGAAGCTGGAGACCAAGGAGTACGACCTCGGCGCCCAGCGCTGGCACCGCACCGGGGAGACCCTCCCGGACGCGGAGCTCGACTCCCTCAAGAACCACGACGCGATCCTCCTCGGCGCCATCGGCGACCCGTCGGTGCCCTCCGGTGTGCTGGAGCGCGGTCTGCTGCTGAAGCTGCGGTTCGCCTTCGACCACTACGTGAACCTGCGTCCGTCGAAGCTGTTCCCCAACACCGCCACCCCGCTGGCCGGTCGCCCCGACATCGACTTCGTCGTCGTGCGCGAGGGCACTGAGGGCCCGTACACGGGCAACGGCGGTTCCCTGCGCACCGGTACGCCCGCCGAGGTCGCCACCGAGGTCAGCCTCAACACGGCCTACGGCGTGGAGCGTGTCGTCCGCGATGCCTACGAGCGGGCCGACTCCCGTCCCCGCAAGAAGCTGACGCTCGTCCACAAGAACAACGTGCTCGTCTACGCAGGGCACATGTGGAAGAACATCTTCGACAAGGTCGGCCAGGAGTACCCCGAGGTCACCACCGACTATCTGCACGTCGACGCCGCGACGATCTTCTTCGTCACCCAGCCGGAGCGCTTCGACGTCATCGTCACCGACAACCTCTTCGGCGACATCCTGACCGACCTCGCCGCTGCCGTGACCGGCGGCATCGGCCTGGCCGCGTCCGGCAACATCAACCCGACCGGCGAATTCCCGTCGATGTTCGAGCCCGTCCACGGCTCGGCGCCCGACATCGCCGGCCAGGGGAAGGCCGACCCGACCGCCACGATCCTGTCGGTCGCCCTTCTGCTGCGCCACCTCGGTCACGAGTCCGAGGCGGTCCGCATCGAGGAGGCCGTGGCCGCCGACCTGGCGGAGCGTGCGCCGGGCACGACCCGCACCACGGACCAGATCGGCGACGCGCTCGCGGTACGAGTAGCGAGCTGA
- a CDS encoding branched-chain amino acid aminotransferase: protein MTTPTIELKPSSHPLSDAEREAILANPGFGRHFTDHMVMIRWTEGRGWHDGELVPYGPLSMDPANMTLHYAQEIFEGLKAYRRPDGSVATFRPEANAERFQRSARRLAMPELPVDTFIAACDALVQQDKAWVPAHGGEASLYLRPFMIASEVGLGVKPANEYLFLVIASPAGAYFPGGVKPVSIWLSEDRVRAVPGGMGDAKTGGNYAASLLAQAEAAQKGCDQVAYLDAVEHRWVEELGGMNLYFVYETGPGQDLKIVTPELTGSLLAGITRDSLLTLAKDLGYGSEEGRISIEQWQADSENGTLKEVFACGTAAVITPVGRVKSARGEWTQSGGQPGEVTMRLRKALLDIQTGSGEDVHGWMHELG from the coding sequence ATGACGACGCCCACGATCGAGCTCAAGCCTTCCTCGCACCCGCTGTCCGACGCGGAGCGCGAGGCGATCCTGGCCAATCCGGGATTCGGCCGCCACTTCACCGACCACATGGTGATGATCAGGTGGACGGAGGGGCGTGGCTGGCACGACGGTGAGCTCGTTCCTTACGGGCCGCTGTCGATGGACCCGGCCAACATGACCCTGCACTACGCGCAGGAGATCTTCGAGGGTCTCAAGGCGTACCGCCGCCCCGACGGCTCCGTGGCCACTTTCCGTCCCGAGGCCAACGCCGAGCGCTTCCAGCGTTCCGCCCGCCGTCTGGCGATGCCCGAGCTGCCGGTCGACACGTTCATCGCCGCCTGCGACGCGCTGGTCCAGCAGGACAAGGCGTGGGTCCCCGCGCACGGCGGCGAGGCGTCCCTCTACCTCCGCCCGTTCATGATCGCGAGTGAGGTCGGTCTGGGTGTGAAGCCCGCCAACGAGTACCTCTTCCTGGTCATCGCCTCCCCGGCCGGCGCGTACTTCCCCGGCGGCGTCAAGCCCGTCTCGATCTGGCTCTCCGAGGACCGGGTCCGCGCCGTCCCCGGCGGCATGGGTGACGCCAAGACCGGCGGCAACTACGCCGCGTCCCTGCTCGCCCAGGCCGAGGCCGCGCAGAAGGGCTGCGACCAGGTCGCCTACCTCGACGCCGTGGAGCACCGCTGGGTCGAGGAACTCGGCGGCATGAACCTGTACTTCGTGTACGAGACCGGCCCCGGCCAGGACCTGAAGATCGTCACGCCCGAGCTCACCGGCTCGCTGCTCGCCGGCATCACCCGCGACTCGCTCCTCACCCTGGCCAAGGACCTCGGCTACGGGTCGGAGGAGGGCCGCATCTCCATCGAGCAGTGGCAGGCGGACAGCGAGAACGGCACGCTCAAGGAGGTCTTCGCCTGCGGCACGGCCGCGGTGATCACCCCGGTCGGCCGGGTGAAGTCCGCGCGCGGCGAGTGGACGCAGTCCGGCGGACAGCCGGGCGAGGTCACCATGCGGCTGCGCAAGGCGCTTCTCGACATCCAGACGGGCTCCGGCGAGGACGTCCACGGCTGGATGCACGAGCTCGGCTGA
- a CDS encoding proline dehydrogenase family protein, with product MLGPVILAASRSDKMRRFVSAAPGTKQVVARFIAGETVEQVVPVVKEAVAKGLEVTLDVVGEDITTREQAAAARDAYLELIEQLAGLGLGTKAEMSVKLSMFGQSLEGGHELALANVRPVVEAAAAIGTTVTLDAEDHTTLDSMFAIHEELRKDFPQTGCVIQAYLFRTEDDARRLSEAGSRVRIVKGAYKEPASVAYQDKAEIDKAYVRVLKILMEGDGYPMIGSHDPRLIAITQELARSAGRKLDDYEFQMLYGIRGDEHVRLAAEGHRMRVYTAYGTDWYGYFMRRLAEKPANLLFFLRSMITKG from the coding sequence GTGCTGGGTCCCGTGATCCTCGCCGCTTCGCGCAGCGACAAGATGCGCCGCTTCGTGTCGGCCGCCCCGGGGACCAAGCAGGTCGTCGCCCGGTTCATCGCCGGTGAGACGGTCGAGCAGGTCGTTCCGGTCGTCAAGGAGGCCGTGGCCAAGGGCCTCGAGGTCACCCTCGACGTCGTCGGCGAGGACATCACCACCCGCGAGCAGGCCGCCGCCGCCCGCGACGCCTACCTCGAGCTGATCGAACAGCTCGCGGGTCTGGGCCTCGGCACCAAGGCCGAGATGTCGGTCAAACTGTCGATGTTCGGCCAGTCCCTCGAGGGCGGCCACGAGCTGGCCCTCGCCAACGTCCGACCGGTCGTCGAGGCCGCCGCCGCCATCGGCACCACGGTTACGCTGGATGCCGAGGACCACACCACCCTCGACTCGATGTTTGCCATCCACGAGGAGCTCCGCAAGGACTTCCCGCAGACCGGCTGCGTGATCCAGGCCTACCTGTTCCGCACCGAGGACGACGCCCGCCGCCTCTCCGAGGCCGGCAGTCGGGTCCGCATCGTGAAGGGCGCGTACAAGGAGCCCGCCTCCGTCGCGTACCAGGACAAGGCCGAGATCGACAAGGCGTACGTCCGCGTCCTGAAGATCCTGATGGAGGGCGACGGCTACCCGATGATCGGGTCGCACGACCCGCGTCTGATCGCCATCACCCAGGAGCTGGCGCGCAGCGCCGGGCGCAAGCTCGACGACTACGAGTTCCAGATGCTGTACGGCATCCGCGGTGACGAGCACGTCCGCCTCGCGGCGGAGGGCCACCGGATGCGGGTCTACACCGCCTACGGCACCGACTGGTACGGCTACTTCATGCGCCGCCTGGCGGAAAAGCCGGCCAACCTGCTCTTCTTCCTCCGCTCGATGATCACCAAGGGCTGA
- the ureA gene encoding urease subunit gamma, with the protein MRLTPTERDRLLLFGAAELARARRARGLRLNVPEATALIADTVCEAARDGRRLAEAIEAARSVLGPDDVLPGVADVVGEVHVEAVFDDGSRLAVVSDPIGGGQGGNGIAPGALLPAPPHDETPPAVRLTVRNTATVPVSVTSHFHFFEANPRLRFDRAAAYGMRLAVPAGSSVRFDAGGDVEVGLLPIGGDRIAIGFAGLVDGPLDAPGAKEEALRRAAACGYLGAEEN; encoded by the coding sequence ATGCGACTGACCCCGACCGAGCGCGACCGGCTGCTGCTCTTCGGCGCCGCCGAGCTGGCGCGGGCACGCAGGGCCCGCGGTCTGCGGCTCAACGTCCCGGAGGCCACCGCGCTCATCGCGGACACGGTCTGCGAGGCGGCCCGCGACGGTCGCCGGCTCGCGGAGGCCATCGAGGCCGCCCGCTCGGTCCTCGGCCCCGACGACGTCCTCCCCGGCGTCGCCGACGTGGTGGGAGAGGTCCATGTGGAGGCCGTCTTCGACGACGGGTCCCGGCTGGCCGTCGTCTCCGATCCCATCGGTGGCGGACAGGGCGGGAACGGGATCGCCCCCGGAGCGCTGCTTCCCGCCCCGCCCCACGACGAGACACCGCCCGCCGTGCGGCTGACGGTGCGCAACACCGCCACCGTGCCCGTCAGCGTCACCTCGCACTTCCACTTCTTCGAGGCCAACCCGCGCCTGCGCTTCGACCGGGCCGCGGCCTACGGCATGCGGCTCGCCGTCCCCGCGGGCTCGTCGGTCCGCTTCGACGCGGGCGGTGACGTGGAGGTGGGACTGCTGCCCATCGGCGGAGACCGGATCGCGATCGGCTTCGCCGGCCTGGTCGACGGACCGCTCGACGCGCCCGGCGCGAAGGAAGAAGCCCTGCGCAGGGCGGCGGCCTGCGGCTACCTCGGAGCGGAGGAGAACTGA